Within SAR202 cluster bacterium, the genomic segment GAGCGAGAGAGAGGCTAAACGAACGGTAGTGTTGTACGCTGTCCTTGAGAAGCGATTGACAAAGGCTCAAGCTGCCACGGCATTGGGGGTATCGGAGCGCCAGGTATGGAGGCTTCTGGCGACCTACTGGAAGGATGGAGCG encodes:
- a CDS encoding helix-turn-helix domain-containing protein, with protein sequence MKELTMSEREAKRTVVLYAVLEKRLTKAQAATALGVSERQVWRLLATYWKDGA